A portion of the Rhinopithecus roxellana isolate Shanxi Qingling chromosome 19, ASM756505v1, whole genome shotgun sequence genome contains these proteins:
- the DRG2 gene encoding developmentally-regulated GTP-binding protein 2 isoform X2, whose amino-acid sequence MGILEKISEIEKEIARTQKNKATEYHLGLLKAKLAKYRAQLLEPSKSASSKGEGFDVMKSGDARVALIGFPSVGKYKGANIQLLDLPGIIEGAAQGKGRGRQVIAVARTADVVIMMLDATKGEVQRSLLEKELESVGIRLNKHKPNIYFKPKKGGGISFNSTVTLTQCSEKLVQLILHEYKIFNAEVLFREDCSPDEFIDVIVGNRVYMPCLYVYNKIDQISMEEVDRLARKPNSVVISCGMKLNLDYLLEMLWEYLALTCIYTKKRGQRPDFTDAIILRKGASVEHVCHRIHRSLASQFKYALVWGTSTKYSPQRVGLTHTMEHEDVIQIVKK is encoded by the exons ATGGGGATCTTAGAGAAGATCTCGGAGATCGAGAAGGAGATCGCTCGGACGCAGAAGAACAAGG CCACTGAGTATCATCTGGGCCTGCTGAAAGCTAAGCTCGCCAAGTATCGGGCCCAGCTCCTGGAACCGTCCAAATCAGCCTCATCCAAAGGAGAGGGCTTCGATGTCATGAAGTCGGGCGATGCCCGTGTGGCGCTGATTGGATTTCCCTCTGTGGGTAAG TACAAAGGCGCCAACATCCAGCTCCTGGACCTTCCTGGAATCATTGAAGGCGCAGCCCAAG GAAAAGGCCGTGGCCGGCAGGTGATCGCTGTGGCACGCACAGCTGACGTCGTCATCATGATGCTGGATGCCACCAAGGGAGAGGTGCAGAG GTCTCTGCTGGAGAAGGAGCTGGAGTCTGTGGGCATCCGCCTCAATAAGCACAAGCCTAACATCTACTTCAAG CCCAAGAAGGGCGGTGGCATCTCCTTTAACTCGACAGTCACGCTGACCCAGTGCTCGGAAAAGCTGGTGCAGCTCATCCTGCACGAATACA AGATCTTCAACGCAGAAGTGCTCTTCCGAGAAGACTGCTCCCCAGACGAGTTCATCGATGTGATCGTGGGCAACCGGGTGTACATGCCCTGCCTGTAT GTTTATAACAAAATTGACCAGATCTCCATGGAAGAGGTGGACCGCCTGGCCCGAAAACCCAACAGTGTGGTCATCAG CTGCGGCATGAAGCTGAACCTGGACTATCTGCTGGAGATGCTTTGGGAGTACTTGGCCCTGACCTGTATCTACACCAAGAAGAGAGGAC AGAGGCCGGACTTCACAGATGCCATCATTCTCCGGAAAGGGGCCTCGGTGGAGCATGTG TGCCACCGCATCCACCGGTCACTCGCCAGCCAGTTCAAGTACGCCCTGGTGTGG GGCACCAGCACCAAGTACAGTCCGCAGCGGGTGGGGCTGACCCACACCATGGAGCACGAGGACGTCATCCAGATCGTGAAGAAGTAA
- the DRG2 gene encoding developmentally-regulated GTP-binding protein 2 isoform X1: MGILEKISEIEKEIARTQKNKATEYHLGLLKAKLAKYRAQLLEPSKSASSKGEGFDVMKSGDARVALIGFPSVGKSTFLSLMTSTASEAASYEFTTLTCIPGVIEYKGANIQLLDLPGIIEGAAQGKGRGRQVIAVARTADVVIMMLDATKGEVQRSLLEKELESVGIRLNKHKPNIYFKPKKGGGISFNSTVTLTQCSEKLVQLILHEYKIFNAEVLFREDCSPDEFIDVIVGNRVYMPCLYVYNKIDQISMEEVDRLARKPNSVVISCGMKLNLDYLLEMLWEYLALTCIYTKKRGQRPDFTDAIILRKGASVEHVCHRIHRSLASQFKYALVWGTSTKYSPQRVGLTHTMEHEDVIQIVKK; the protein is encoded by the exons ATGGGGATCTTAGAGAAGATCTCGGAGATCGAGAAGGAGATCGCTCGGACGCAGAAGAACAAGG CCACTGAGTATCATCTGGGCCTGCTGAAAGCTAAGCTCGCCAAGTATCGGGCCCAGCTCCTGGAACCGTCCAAATCAGCCTCATCCAAAGGAGAGGGCTTCGATGTCATGAAGTCGGGCGATGCCCGTGTGGCGCTGATTGGATTTCCCTCTGTGGGTAAG TCCACATTCTTGAGTCTGATGACCTCCACGGCCAGCGAGGCAGCGTCCTATGAGTTCACCACTCTGACGTGTATTCCTGGGGTCATTGAA TACAAAGGCGCCAACATCCAGCTCCTGGACCTTCCTGGAATCATTGAAGGCGCAGCCCAAG GAAAAGGCCGTGGCCGGCAGGTGATCGCTGTGGCACGCACAGCTGACGTCGTCATCATGATGCTGGATGCCACCAAGGGAGAGGTGCAGAG GTCTCTGCTGGAGAAGGAGCTGGAGTCTGTGGGCATCCGCCTCAATAAGCACAAGCCTAACATCTACTTCAAG CCCAAGAAGGGCGGTGGCATCTCCTTTAACTCGACAGTCACGCTGACCCAGTGCTCGGAAAAGCTGGTGCAGCTCATCCTGCACGAATACA AGATCTTCAACGCAGAAGTGCTCTTCCGAGAAGACTGCTCCCCAGACGAGTTCATCGATGTGATCGTGGGCAACCGGGTGTACATGCCCTGCCTGTAT GTTTATAACAAAATTGACCAGATCTCCATGGAAGAGGTGGACCGCCTGGCCCGAAAACCCAACAGTGTGGTCATCAG CTGCGGCATGAAGCTGAACCTGGACTATCTGCTGGAGATGCTTTGGGAGTACTTGGCCCTGACCTGTATCTACACCAAGAAGAGAGGAC AGAGGCCGGACTTCACAGATGCCATCATTCTCCGGAAAGGGGCCTCGGTGGAGCATGTG TGCCACCGCATCCACCGGTCACTCGCCAGCCAGTTCAAGTACGCCCTGGTGTGG GGCACCAGCACCAAGTACAGTCCGCAGCGGGTGGGGCTGACCCACACCATGGAGCACGAGGACGTCATCCAGATCGTGAAGAAGTAA
- the DRG2 gene encoding developmentally-regulated GTP-binding protein 2 isoform X3, translated as MTSTASEAASYEFTTLTCIPGVIEYKGANIQLLDLPGIIEGAAQGKGRGRQVIAVARTADVVIMMLDATKGEVQRSLLEKELESVGIRLNKHKPNIYFKPKKGGGISFNSTVTLTQCSEKLVQLILHEYKIFNAEVLFREDCSPDEFIDVIVGNRVYMPCLYVYNKIDQISMEEVDRLARKPNSVVISCGMKLNLDYLLEMLWEYLALTCIYTKKRGQRPDFTDAIILRKGASVEHVCHRIHRSLASQFKYALVWGTSTKYSPQRVGLTHTMEHEDVIQIVKK; from the exons ATGACCTCCACGGCCAGCGAGGCAGCGTCCTATGAGTTCACCACTCTGACGTGTATTCCTGGGGTCATTGAA TACAAAGGCGCCAACATCCAGCTCCTGGACCTTCCTGGAATCATTGAAGGCGCAGCCCAAG GAAAAGGCCGTGGCCGGCAGGTGATCGCTGTGGCACGCACAGCTGACGTCGTCATCATGATGCTGGATGCCACCAAGGGAGAGGTGCAGAG GTCTCTGCTGGAGAAGGAGCTGGAGTCTGTGGGCATCCGCCTCAATAAGCACAAGCCTAACATCTACTTCAAG CCCAAGAAGGGCGGTGGCATCTCCTTTAACTCGACAGTCACGCTGACCCAGTGCTCGGAAAAGCTGGTGCAGCTCATCCTGCACGAATACA AGATCTTCAACGCAGAAGTGCTCTTCCGAGAAGACTGCTCCCCAGACGAGTTCATCGATGTGATCGTGGGCAACCGGGTGTACATGCCCTGCCTGTAT GTTTATAACAAAATTGACCAGATCTCCATGGAAGAGGTGGACCGCCTGGCCCGAAAACCCAACAGTGTGGTCATCAG CTGCGGCATGAAGCTGAACCTGGACTATCTGCTGGAGATGCTTTGGGAGTACTTGGCCCTGACCTGTATCTACACCAAGAAGAGAGGAC AGAGGCCGGACTTCACAGATGCCATCATTCTCCGGAAAGGGGCCTCGGTGGAGCATGTG TGCCACCGCATCCACCGGTCACTCGCCAGCCAGTTCAAGTACGCCCTGGTGTGG GGCACCAGCACCAAGTACAGTCCGCAGCGGGTGGGGCTGACCCACACCATGGAGCACGAGGACGTCATCCAGATCGTGAAGAAGTAA